Genomic window (Magnolia sinica isolate HGM2019 chromosome 10, MsV1, whole genome shotgun sequence):
TAAGGGgtcatttccttttcttctccatGGTAATGTGAAATGGAATTTCCTGATTAGCGACCCTTATCCCatgtacatgtgccacattgcTACAGGCGAcatggaaatcagattgcgtactttGTAAACTCTTTTGAGACAACCAcaaatgtatgtggcccacttgataattattTTGATCAATTCCAAATATCAGGATAACACATTCAGGTTGTAACATATctgaatgtgggccacaccattgttTTATATATTAAGCATGAATTCAATAGATATGTGCACTTGTTTTGTAACAGATCTACACATGTGGCTAGAACAGATATGCACATGTGACTAAAACAGATCTTGCACTCGTTTTGCAACAGATCTACACGTGGACTGTGTGGTTTTGCAACAGATCTACACCATGTTTTGCAACAGATCCAAAACATATGAATGGTTAAgatatgtgcacttgtttttcaACAGATCTACACATGTGAACTGTGTGGATGCTAACAAATCTACACGTATGGAATTAGCAAAACTAAAACATAGTTgatgcggattggctgatgtgcaTCATACCAgccatatagttgttgtattaaaATACAACACTAAAACATATAGTTGCTGCGGATTGGCGGATGTGCATCATACCAgccatatagttgttgtattgaaatacaaCACTAAAACATAACTGTGCTGTATtagagaagcggattggctgatgttcATCATACAAGCTATATTGAGGTCAGCCACTCATGTGGGTCTAATCACATGGTATGAGTTGTATCATTACCCATGATGATCAAATGCACATCATCCGATCATGTTCCTACGTGTACAACAGCTATGATGTACACCAGCCGATCAATTTCTCACGTGTACAGCAGCTATGATGTACACCAGGCGATCAGTTTCCCACATGTACAGTAGCTATGATGTACACCAGCCGATCAGTTTCCCACGTGTACAGTAGCTATAGCTGGGTGTGTGACGTCAATTACAACAATCTATTGGCACGTATGGTGAGATACGTCACCAGCAGCTGTATTGATGAGATACGTCACTAACAGCTAGtaatgtacatcacgatgggcatTTGGTGAGCGGCTAAGAATAAAATATGGTGGATGATATACATGGACATGGAAGGGACAATTTGATCATAGGGCCATGTACAAAATGAACGGCTAATTATAAACATAATTCTACAATTTCTATTCAATTTTGTACATGGCGCATGTGGATGATACCAAGGTGTCATCCACAATATCTATTCAATTTTGTATATGGCCCATCCATATGATGGGCTACAAACTGACAGCCATGGtcacaaaaaaaaatgcatgccaggctaatttgaaaaaaaataggaATCCAGATCGTTCAGTTGTGGGTACTGTCCACAGCAGTTCCATCTAAGTccgaatataatacatacaacacATATCATTCGAAAGCCACAATTAGgaatccaatccaaaaaaaaaaaaaggatcatttaCCTTTTTAGATAAAAATAATTGGAGATCCGCCGTtgaacgctctgataccactgaagGGAAGCgcagaaggtgagccctcaagatctaacggtctacacgagttttggaaccctcacaaagcagaagatcgATGCTTCAACAGCCCgtctatctactactggagtagatagatctattcacacctctgatcctatagTATAAGTGACCCCGGATTGCAATTTATGGATtaaatcgtcccaaggacaagccaaaatggataAATTATAGTGCACAttatatctctctgtatactcgaGGTGGAAGGCATGAGAGTTTGGATGAAACTATATCATCCGGTcatatccctatctcctatcataaatcaaattcaaagttgaatttgaaatataacaaaaaaagaagaggcgggaagaagcctaaacttatgggacccgcccactagtgattgcctaccagtgggccccactggcctacgtccaacagtgAGGACAAGCATCTTGTCGCGTAATTGGAggtacaagtgggccacaattcCAGATCTGACATTTGACAAGCGAAGTGTGCCATCTTCAGTagatgattttgattttgatgagcTTGAGCTTGTGAACTCTAAGCTCGTGAATGCTACTGATCACGTTTTCTTACTACATAGAGGTCCAGTTCATGAGTTGAAGTGCcaaaattacctagaaagctgcCCCGCCATCGATCGATGGATACTTTTCCTATCAGGTCATGGTGTGAAGAGGTTCACGGTTGATCTTTTGCTGGGCGAGCATTATAAGGTGCCTTCTTGTCTATTTCACTACGAAAGCCTTATTCATCTGAAGTTATCATGTTGCATCTTCAAACCACCTAGCAAGTTGGAAGGCTTTCATAGTCTCAAGACCCTACATCTTCAAAATGTTGCCATTGACAACTCATTCGAAGACTTGATTTCCAAATTCCATTTTCTTGAGGCATTGACACTGAGGGAGTTTGACGGTCTCACTCGTCTTAAAATTCGAGGCCCCAAGCTCCTGTAATTGGATATCGGTGGTAAATTAAAATATCTCTGTTTCGAAAATATCCCACTTGTAGCAACTGCTCGCATTCAAATGACATCACCAAATGATTACAAGAAAAGCAAGGAGTCCAATTTGATCAAGGTTCTTGGATGTCTACATGGTGTAAAGCGGCTCTCTCTTGAAGGTTTTCTTCTACGGGTAATAAATTTCTTGGTTGTTATAAAATTGCTTTTAAACTTACTTCAAATCATGATTAAACGGGGAAAGTGCTACTTTTGTTGGCCAGTTTGGTCCCAAAAACTCAAGATCATGACCACTTTGCAAGACCATCGATCGTAATGGCATTCCCCTCTttcctcgttttttttttttttttttttttttttgtgggactTTGCCTATGTCTCATAGTTTTATGTATCTCCAATCCCATGTTTATAAAGCACATTTTTTCTCATTTGCAACTTGTTAGATATCAATACCCATTGAGAAATGACTCTCTTCAATTGGCAACTGAAATCaattttaaaatgatttgatgACATTTTTTAAGATAATGTATTTGTTAATGttaatatatatttgaaatctcAATTATTCCACCATGATTATCCTTTCTCCCAAAAGGCATCATGACCGCCTGTTTCCAACTGGTCCAACCAATCAGACCCATTATGGCCAAATATTCGTTTAATCTAAAATAAGGGATAAACCCGTATTCTCTTGATGGAACATTGGTGCCAGATATGATCTGAACTTTCAAATGGAGAGGTACAAAGAAGATGGGGTTGGTCCAAATTCCGTAAAGTGAAATCggatggttcagatcgtccaATCAGTTTGAATTTTTGCGCCATGCTCCATTTATGATGATGTCCACAATACTTATGGTATGCAATGGGGTACAACTGTACATGTGTGCCTTATGATGTGTAAAACATTCAGAATATctgatgtagaatgtgtcacgggtatgttcctagcatggttgggacAAAAGAAGgtgggccgtaaattaaccgtagcTTTTGATCTGAGTAtcattacggggcgcacaacctatcaatctttactgaaacgggccatttGAGGTGAACCGACTCACGGATCACATAAGTCCTAGTTAGAAAActcgcgctttcagctcaaaaatgaatttttagaaaaaatttactattgttagtaattccaatttttttaatatttttctatttttagatttttagattttttttcttttttagaaataacttttaattatgcTAGGATTCtgctagcaaaagtttatttggaatttttatttttagaaatttggctttagaaaagttttattaaaattttgatttttattagagttagaattttgctatttttgtattacgaattttaattttaattttaattttttaatatattaataatGTAACATGCACATATAGATTAGTTAAttgatcaatcaaattatgaattttatagaatttatttatatttttattgctttttcttcatggattcaagaagtctccgggagaagtctagagaagttccatggattcggaacaattattcccttgaggaagacggtgctcgacctcacatcctcctTGCATCAATATTGCATCAATATCCTTACTCGCGTTTCTGTTTCTCTAATTTTCAGACAAATTTTAACGGGGCAGTTCTTCTACAAGCCCTtgtagggtggggcccacaagggtgtGCATggtatccaagctgttcatcagggTTTCCCCACACAAAATTTGGACCccccaaaatcaggcccattaAACCATCATCTCtgcataatataataaaatattgttaTAGTCCTCTCTTTGACCCTTTTGTGGGAGGGATGGTGAATCAAGCCTGTCCacctgagtgggccccaccatggatggcccaAGTAGGGCAAACTCAAGACAGCCATGATGCCATGTGCTATCAGCAGTAGTGCCCAACAGGTGGACGGTCCTAAATTATCACTCCCCTTGGAGGAAGGATCAATTATAAATCATTGTTTAAAAATTCCTAATCGTCGAGTTGATTCGACTCATTTCACTCCCCTTGGACGGCCCTAAATTATCACTCCCCTTAGGGTTTAGTCTCACAGCCCTTGAACGGCTGAATTAGAATGTGGGGTCCCATAACTATATATTTGACAAGTCTTATTAAAGTCAGCAATTTGCGGCTCGATTTTGACTCAAAATTCTGATCCGCTCACTTTGTTGTACTTATTGAGTGCATCGATTTGATTGGGTATGTTTGGCCACATGTCCTAacttgatctggaaaaatgaatggacaggatAGAATTCTCAcaaatgacagtgggccccacccagtttCCTGTCGCAATCCGTGTCCGGCTGGTCACGAAAGGATGAAAGCGGTGTGTAATTTGTAATTTATAAAAGAGACCTGTTCCTCTACAACATTATTGAATAAACTTATCTAAGAAACATCCGTGCGGCCCACAGCGAGCTTTTCttgaaaaatcaacccaatccaaaactcaggcaggcCATGCCCTGTAAACTCTTGTATAAAACCAATAAAATCactttacatggcccacctaagttttggaatgaCTTAAAATAGGTGTACATTTATCCTGGTGGGGCTCATCTTatatgattggattggatggcataaacGAAACACATGGCCTCATACACAGTTTGAAAATACATAGCACAGGTGTTCccatcacaactgtttcctgatgtgtgtggcccacaccCATGGTCTGGATGGGTCTGCATTTTTCAGATGCCGGCTGAACATGAAGGACCTCATATTGTGAGCCGAGTGAATATGGACCCACAAATGATAGTTGGCCCAACACGATTTATAATAGGATATGCTTATTCTACAATTTAGTGGAGGAGCCGGCCTGGAAAGGAAGACCAAACCTACGTAGACGTCAAGTCATGCTAGGGTTTGCTAGGCGTCCATTTGTCATGCTAGGGTTAGCTAGGCGTCCATTCGTTCATCTCATACAAAAATTATTGTTGACTCGAACTTTTCAACAATTCATACAAAATTGCTTTGCTTGTGCTCGATTGGGCATTTGTTTTATTGTTCAAGGAAGAACTGTAGATGATCTGACTGAGTCGAAATCTTCGACTATAAAAACACATGCATCCATTTTTATCACACCATAAGCAATAACAGCAATGGCCATGAAAACATCTTTCTCCCACTCTCTTCTGCTTGTATTGGCAGTCTTTCTTTCTTCCAGTGCAGTTGCAACATCCACCTTCGGAGAAGCAGATGCTCTAATGAAATGGAAAGACAGCCTCCTGCAGTCACAATCTCTCCATTCATGGTTTCTTCCTTCTACTAATGCTAGTACCATGACAATCTCACCATGCAAATGGATTGGGATCTCCTGCAACAGCCTCGGAAGCGTGACAGAGATAAGCTTACCCAATGCCGGCTTGTTAGGTAAGCTAGATAACTTGAGCTTCCCCTCAtttccaaatctcctccatctTAATCTCAGTGGCAATGCCATCACTGGAAACATCCCAGCTCATATCAGCTCTCTTTCAAAACTTTCCTCCCTTGATCTCTCCATGAATTCTCTCTCTGGCATTTTACCTCTTTCACTGTCTAACCTCACTAACATTTCAGAGATTGACATTTCATCAAATGAAATGATAGGTGAACTAGTTCCAAGTTTCTTCACCAACTGGACCAAACTCATCTCCCTTCAGTTCCAGAACAATCAACTCACTGGGAAAATTCCATCTCAAATCGGCCTGCTTAAACATCTCCAGATCCTAAGCCTTTGGGGAAATAAAATCAGTGGTTCAATACCTCTTGAAATAGGGAATCTGCACAATCTGACTTCGTTAATTTTATGCAAAAACTATCTTACCGGGCCAATTCCTCCATCATTAGGTGACTTGACCAGGCTCACGATCCTCTGCCTCTTtgacaatcaaatttctggttcaattcccaCACAATTTgggaatctcaagaatttggttgagttgGTGTTGTACAATAACAATTTAACTGGTCCAATCCCTCccgctttaggtaatttgagaaaccttacacttTTGTACCTCTACAACAATCAATTTTCTGGTTCAATTCCCACACAATTAGGGAATCTAAAGAATTTGGTTGAGCTGGCACTGTCCAATAACAGTCTAACTGGTCCAATCCCTCCTACTTcaggtaatttgagaaaccttaaaTTCTTGTACCTCGacagcaatcaaatttctggttcaattcctccagAAGTTGGGAATTTAATCAAACTCAACGAGCTAAGCCTGTATAATAACCTTCTAAAAGGTTCTATCCCTACCACTTTCGGAAATTTGACCAGCCTTGTTATTTTGTCCCTTGGTTACAATCAATTATCTGGTTCCTTGCCTCAAGAAatgacaaacatgacaaatcTTTCTGCACTCTACCTGGGCGGCAACAACTTCTCTGGGTATTTACCACAGTTATGCCAGGGTGGATCTCTTAAAGCATTCACAGCTTTTGACAACCATTTCATTGGTGAGATCCCGAAAAGCATCGGAAATTGCACTAGATTAACTAGAGTGCGGCTTGAAGGAAACCAGCTCACTGGAAATGTATCGGAAGCCTTCGGTGTATATCCACATCTCACATTCATTGATGTTAGCAACAACAGGTTGTTTGGTGAACTCTCACCAAACTGGGGAGAATGGCAAAACTTGACAATGCTTCAATTCTCTGGGAACATGATCACTGGTACAATTCCTCCTGAGATTGGGCAGTTGACGCAGCTAGGAGTGCTTGGTCTTTCTTCAAACTATCTGGTAGGGGAGATTCCAAAGGAACTGGGGAGGCTGACTTCTTTGTTCAACTTAAGTTTAAATGATAACCAGCTTTCTGGTCCGGTGCCACAAGAAATTGGAAAACTATCCAATTTGGAGGTTCTTGACTTGTCAATGAATCACCTAAGTGGTCCTATACCACCTCAATTAGGGGATTGCTCCAAACTCCGGTATCTAAAATTGAGCAAAAATTATTTCAATGGAAGCATTCCATTCCAAATTGGCAATCTGATACACTTACAGTTGCA
Coding sequences:
- the LOC131217356 gene encoding probable leucine-rich repeat receptor-like protein kinase At1g35710, translating into MAMKTSFSHSLLLVLAVFLSSSAVATSTFGEADALMKWKDSLLQSQSLHSWFLPSTNASTMTISPCKWIGISCNSLGSVTEISLPNAGLLGKLDNLSFPSFPNLLHLNLSGNAITGNIPAHISSLSKLSSLDLSMNSLSGILPLSLSNLTNISEIDISSNEMIGELVPSFFTNWTKLISLQFQNNQLTGKIPSQIGLLKHLQILSLWGNKISGSIPLEIGNLHNLTSLILCKNYLTGPIPPSLGDLTRLTILCLFDNQISGSIPTQFGNLKNLVELVLYNNNLTGPIPPALGNLRNLTLLYLYNNQFSGSIPTQLGNLKNLVELALSNNSLTGPIPPTSGNLRNLKFLYLDSNQISGSIPPEVGNLIKLNELSLYNNLLKGSIPTTFGNLTSLVILSLGYNQLSGSLPQEMTNMTNLSALYLGGNNFSGYLPQLCQGGSLKAFTAFDNHFIGEIPKSIGNCTRLTRVRLEGNQLTGNVSEAFGVYPHLTFIDVSNNRLFGELSPNWGEWQNLTMLQFSGNMITGTIPPEIGQLTQLGVLGLSSNYLVGEIPKELGRLTSLFNLSLNDNQLSGPVPQEIGKLSNLEHSIPNWQSDTLTVALDLSHNSLNGEISPQLGKLQMLEMLNLSHNMLSGSIPKSFEDIVEVTESFDDIYCIGIGGYGKVYKANLQTGQVVAVKKLHSLEGGEQFDQRSFRNEVRVLREVRYRNIVKLYGFCSHARCSFLVYEYMERESLASILSNDEGAIQLDWTTRVKVIKGVAHALSYMHHDCTPPIVHRDLSSNNVLLNSELEASVSDFGIARLLIPDSSNWTTLAGTYGYIAPELAYTMRVTEKCDVYSFGVVAIEVMMGRHPGELISSLTSPNRQDKLLKDTLDQRLLDPMVEVEQEVVFTVSMALACIKSNPDSRPTMHHVAQELSVGGPSFSLEPFNALTLCQLMDLKV